A region from the Mustela erminea isolate mMusErm1 chromosome 2, mMusErm1.Pri, whole genome shotgun sequence genome encodes:
- the CABS1 gene encoding calcium-binding and spermatid-specific protein 1 encodes MVPFCPMAEDGLPKIYSHPPTESSKTTTEATIFFGADNTIPKSETTITSEGDHITSVNDYTLESDLSTTDNKLTSPKEKAKSEDDVESHIIKSSADLEKEITTMTGTTNSIANDSITENLILVKTGNLSPPGATVSLIDFSTNTAKEDILLDTTDPGNEDVSITSEVSGTLKEGTTSTADTPTLLIKKDEPDVNNYNSSVKYNVTSDEAIQITNSSTPEVELSPVIEKNFTIPDIIALTEEKITEIDLSLPVDDPSAVPKLTDSDEEKFITVFELTTTVERDKDNPENILLTDEDSMDEVNVWMEKDSTNEADNHQVLLTAVESRYDFVVPTSVATHLTENPSTMPKYLSENNTMESVTKDSEPLSETTPDSDTRNNEEDAFTNEMGVFKLLKEEPDEFLI; translated from the coding sequence ATGGTGCCATTTTGCCCCATGGCTGAAGATGGTTTGCCAAAAATTTATTCTCATCCTCCAACAGAAAGCAGTAAAACAACAACTGAAGCAACCATTTTCTTTGGGGCTGACAACACTATTCCTAAATCAGAAACAACTATTACTTCAGAAGGAGACCACATCACTTCAGTAAATGACTATACACTAGAAAGTGATCTTTCAACAACAGACAACAAGCTTACATCtccaaaggaaaaagcaaaatcagaagaTGATGTTGAGTCCCATATTATTAAGTCATCAGCCGATCTCGAGAAAGAAATTACTACTATGACAGGCACGACAAACTCCATAGCTAATGACTCTATAACTGAAAATTTAATCCTAGTGAAAACTGGTAATCTTTCACCACCAGGTGCTACTGTTTCTTTAATAGATTTTTCCACCAACACGGCAAAAGAAGATATTCTCTTGGATACCACCGACCCAGGGAATGAAGATGTCTCAATAACTTCTGAAGTCTCTGGCACATTAAAGGAAGGTACCACCAGCACTGCAGACACTCCTACCCTTCTAATTAAGAAAGATGAACCTGATGTTAACAATTATAATTCCTCGGTTAAATACAATGTCACTTCTGATGAGGCCATCCAGATCACCAACTCATCTACCCCTGAGGTTGAACTCTCTCCTGTTATTGAAAAAAACTTCACGATTCCAGACATAATTGcccttacagaagagaaaataactgaaattgaCTTAAGTCTTCCAGTGGATGACCCCAGTGCTGTGCCCAAACTAACAGACTCCGATGAGGAAAAGTTCATCACTGTGTTTGAACTCACTACGACTGTGGAAAGAGACAAAGATAACCCAGAAAATATTCTGCTGACCGATGAAGATTCTATGGATGAAGTCAATGTTTGGATGGAGAAAGATAGCACAAATGAAGCAGACAACCATCAGGTTTTGCTCACTGCTGTTGAATCCAGATATGACTTTGTAGTCCCGACATCTGTAGCTACACACCTCACAGAAAATCCATCTACTATGCCAAAATATCTGtctgaaaataatacaatggAATCTGTAACTAAGGACAGTGAGCCACTTTCAGAAACTACCCCTGATTCAGATACCCGAAACAATGAGGAAGATGCTTTTACAAATGAAATGGGTGTCTTTAAGCTACTGAAAGAAGAACCAGATGAGTTCCTTATTTGA
- the LOC116585162 gene encoding integumentary mucin C.1-like isoform X3, producing MKAFILIAVILTFTAYFSPGESLEDLFKPLKQFRPQLLPRLAAKSGQVLGRLGPLFGRHKVPRGHQLLPHPHRPQVPHGPSPRPTSPPENIVHPTSQALSAPSSAPPTVIHTTAANAATTAANAAATTAANAADTTAPNAAATTAAAAAPTTASPASAQNTAGAVPSTTASSAQQPENITSAPAAGTTPAPAADTTAVNQQQEQQ from the exons ATGAAGGCTTTCATTTTGATTGCTGTCATCTTGACTTTCACTGCTTACTTCTCG CCTGGTGAAAGTTTGGAAGATCTTTTTAAACCACTTAAACAATTTAGGCCTCAGCTGCTCCCCAGACTTGCTGCAAAATCTGGACAAGTTCTTGGAAGACTAGGTCCTCTCTTCGGTCGTCATAAAGTCCCCAGAGGCCACcaactccttccccacccccatcgcCCCCAAGTCCCACATGGACCATCACCCAGACCTACATCACCACCTGAGAACATCGTCCATCCTACTTCTCAAGCATTATCAGCTCCTTCTAGTGCTCCTCCAACCGTAATTCACACCACTGCCGCTAATGCTGCCACCACCGCCGCTAATGCCGCAGCCACCACCGCCGCTAATGCCGCAGACACCACCGCCCCTAATGCTGCAGCCACC ACAGCCGCCGCTGCTGCCCCCACCACGGCTTCCCCTGCCTCGGCCCAAAACACTGCAGGTGCTGTACCCAGCACTACGGCTTCCAGTGCCCAACAACCTGAAAACATCACCAGTGCCCCTGCGGCTggcaccacccctgccccagcagccGACACCACTGCTGTCAACCAGCAGCAAGAGCAACAGTAA
- the LOC116585162 gene encoding integumentary mucin C.1-like isoform X2 has product MKAFILIAVILTFTAYFSPGESLEDLFKPLKQFRPQLLPRLAAKSGQVLGRLGPLFGRHKVPRGHQLLPHPHRPQVPHGPSPRPTSPPENIVHPTSQALSAPSSAPPTVIHTTAANAATTAANAAATTAANAADTTAPNAAATTAAAAAPTTASPASAQNTAGAVPSTTASSAQQPENITSAPAAGTTPAPAADTTAVNQQQEQQ; this is encoded by the exons ATGAAGGCTTTCATTTTGATTGCTGTCATCTTGACTTTCACTGCTTACTTCTCG CCTGGTGAAAGTTTGGAAGATCTTTTTAAACCACTTAAACAATTTAGGCCTCAGCTGCTCCCCAGACTTGCTGCAAAATCTGGACAAGTTCTTGGAAGACTAGGTCCTCTCTTCGGTCGTCATAAAGTCCCCAGAGGCCACcaactccttccccacccccatcgcCCCCAAGTCCCACATGGACCATCACCCAGACCTACATCACCACCTGAGAACATCGTCCATCCTACTTCTCAAGCATTATCAGCTCCTTCTAGTGCTCCTCCAACCGTAATTCACACCACTGCCGCTAATGCTGCCACCACCGCCGCTAATGCCGCAGCCACCACCGCCGCTAATGCCGCAGACACCACCGCCCCTAATGCTGCA GCCACCACAGCCGCCGCTGCTGCCCCCACCACGGCTTCCCCTGCCTCGGCCCAAAACACTGCAGGTGCTGTACCCAGCACTACGGCTTCCAGTGCCCAACAACCTGAAAACATCACCAGTGCCCCTGCGGCTggcaccacccctgccccagcagccGACACCACTGCTGTCAACCAGCAGCAAGAGCAACAGTAA
- the LOC116585162 gene encoding antifreeze protein Maxi-like isoform X1 → MKAFILIAVILTFTAYFSPGESLEDLFKPLKQFRPQLLPRLAAKSGQVLGRLGPLFGRHKVPRGHQLLPHPHRPQVPHGPSPRPTSPPENIVHPTSQALSAPSSAPPTVIHTTAANAATTAANAAATTAANAADTTAPNAAATTAAAAATTAAAAATTAAAAATTAAAAAPTTASPASAQNTAGAVPSTTASSAQQPENITSAPAAGTTPAPAADTTAVNQQQEQQ, encoded by the exons ATGAAGGCTTTCATTTTGATTGCTGTCATCTTGACTTTCACTGCTTACTTCTCG CCTGGTGAAAGTTTGGAAGATCTTTTTAAACCACTTAAACAATTTAGGCCTCAGCTGCTCCCCAGACTTGCTGCAAAATCTGGACAAGTTCTTGGAAGACTAGGTCCTCTCTTCGGTCGTCATAAAGTCCCCAGAGGCCACcaactccttccccacccccatcgcCCCCAAGTCCCACATGGACCATCACCCAGACCTACATCACCACCTGAGAACATCGTCCATCCTACTTCTCAAGCATTATCAGCTCCTTCTAGTGCTCCTCCAACCGTAATTCACACCACTGCCGCTAATGCTGCCACCACCGCCGCTAATGCCGCAGCCACCACCGCCGCTAATGCCGCAGACACCACCGCCCCTAATGCTGCAGCCACCACAGCCGCCGCTGCTGCCACCACAGCCGCCGCTGCTGCCACCACAGCCGCTGCTGCTGCCACCACAGCCGCCGCTGCTGCCCCCACCACGGCTTCCCCTGCCTCGGCCCAAAACACTGCAGGTGCTGTACCCAGCACTACGGCTTCCAGTGCCCAACAACCTGAAAACATCACCAGTGCCCCTGCGGCTggcaccacccctgccccagcagccGACACCACTGCTGTCAACCAGCAGCAAGAGCAACAGTAA